A window of Bactrocera dorsalis isolate Fly_Bdor chromosome 4, ASM2337382v1, whole genome shotgun sequence genomic DNA:
ATATTTCACACTTACCTAGTATAGGACCTGCGGCCAAGGAGAATAAAGTATTGAAAACCAGTTGCAAACCAGATGCAGCCGGCAAACGCTTCAATGGCACATACGAGGGAATGATGAGCGGCGAGAAGATTGTGCGGAAAGCTTTGCCAAAGCCAATGAGTACAAAAAATACCAATATAACGTAATACGAGCTCGACAATGCGACAAACATACGACCGATGGCGATGGCAATAATGCCAAAGGCAAACAATACACGATTATCTAGTTTAACCTTTTCGACTGCGAATGGCGCCAAGAAGCGCACACAAATATCCATGCCACCCAGCACAGACATAGCCAGCGATATCTGTTTGTTATCGAAGCCGTATTCATTCAAAATAAAGGGTGTAAGCACGGAGAAATTCATTTCAGCAAACATCATAATGGTCATACCCATAACCAAATTGACAAAGGTGAAATCGCGCAACAAATCCAAGTCAAAAAAGATCACCACTTTTTGCAGAAAAttcattttactttttgccaattcttttgcCTCCTCCTCCGCTATTAGACGTTCCTGCTCACGTTTCAATTCCTCATCGGAAATCTTTTGCATGAGCGCCTTCTCCTCAGCGCATGTGCAGTGAAACTCTTCCGATTTCGAATAGACGCTAGTCTTGCTTGTGTAACGTTCATATTCTTCGTGCATACGATTAAAGTAATTGGGTTTATTCAACTGCGATTCGTCATGGTGGTCCGGATCATTCGCATGCGCTTTGATCGAAGCTTGTCGCATAACTTTCTTACGCAGGCGCGTTGGACTCATTTCCGCAGCAAGCGATAACTTTGAGCCGTACCAACCGTCATTGGCGGCCGCCATCATTGGTGTACCGGGTTCGGTAATTTCATAACCGGGTGTTTCCAAATCATCCTCATTGAAGAGATATTGCGATGAGAAGATGCTACGCTTCGGTTGTCTCTTATATAgacaatatttgcatttatattcGTCTTCTTCGCTTTCGGGTGTTAACGGTTTGTTAGCGTCATTTGCATTTTCCTCCACGGTGGCTTTCGGTTTCTTTGTATGCCACAAAACTGGCTGAAATGTCAATGCACAAACGAAGCTATTCAGCGCGATCGCAGAGAATATCAATATTGTACCCTGTGCTTCATAGAGCACTAACAACATAGTGGAAATATGTGGAAAAATGATGGGTCCCAAGCCGGTTATGGTCCAAGTAAAGCCGGTAGCACGTCGGCGACGATTCTTAAAGTATGTATTCACCGCTAACGATGTGGCGACCATGCTGAGGCCCAAGCCGCAACCTTTGAttgtagaaaattgtaaaaaaaatttagaaaattgtttCAATTGGTATGTCAAAATGTGGTCTGCTTACCATAAAGCATCGAcagacaaaatatatattgccAAAATGTTGTAGCccaagcagtcaataaaatacCGGTAAACGCCAATAAATTCCCGGCAATGGCCACTTGCCGAAATGTGAAGCGACGAAACATGGCGCCATTGACAATACCTTGAATGTTGAAGCGGTTAAGTGGTTGAGGTTATGCAATTGATTTCTTCACTTACCCACTATGGATGACAGACTCATTACACCAttaataattgttgttgtttcctttGCTGTGAAACCCAAATCGGTCATACGCTGCCGATAGATCAAACCAAATTGTTGCATGGGCGGAAAAAGTGAGAACTACAAGAAGTATGCGGCGGCGCGcatataaaagttttattattaataattcgagtattcgtttaatttcatttcaatttgtgGTGCTTACGTTACTGAGACCAGCTGCAATGCAGACTACCCAACCCCAGCCGCCATCGGGCGCGACGAAATTCGGTCCCAAATCGCTTTTGTCACGTCGTTTGGGCTTCTTCGGCGCTGTGGTCGCATTGTAGACCGTTATGTTGTTCTTCTCAGCGAGTGTAGCTTTTTCAATAgccatatttgtatgtgtatgtgtttgccttaatttttaatattttttttttaacaattctcTGTAACTTCTTTGgttcttaaactttttttaatacgtCAATCACGCCAGCGAGCGGAAGTCTGCAACAATGTGTCAAATtagtatatgaatatgtatacatacatacatacatacatatgtatgtacatggagTGTTAAGACATTTCGTTCATTGTCTTCTTAATTACTCCGCAATTATGCAAAGCATTTGATAGATTTCAAGCAGGTGACTTGCTGGCACGCGAATTtaaatgtttacatacatacacacttcgAACATAGCACTATATACGCTTAATTACATCTCCTTGGCACAaccaaaacttattttcgaccgtaaaaaaaaatctccatACCCGAAACCGTAACCATAACCGAAATTTGATTCTCAAATAAAAAGATTTCTTACATAAACtttgaccgttcagtttgtatgatagctatatgcaatagtggtcCGTTCCGAACAATATCTTCAGAGATTGCTTCATTGCCTTAGAAAAAATCTCGtcaaacgaaaaagttttcaatgcAAGCATTTTAAATCGAATTTCGGTTtctatagcagctatatgctatagcggccCGATATCGGCCATTCTTacaaataaacagcttcttGATGAGCGGGCACAAAATTTAAGATCGATATCTTACAAACTGAGATACTAGTGCGtagatataaatacatatacacagacTTCTACTTTACAGGGTGTCTGCCGTTTTCTTTTGTATATAACAaacattaacttaaaaaaaaaacttaatacaaCCTGTTCGGTTCGGttcgaaaaaatgtgtttattttttagagGTATGAATTTTCACACTTTTCACTtacaaagttttttgaaaaacttattGTGCTTCTGAGTATATtcttggcatttcatcatggaagccTGAACAACGTTTGCGAATCGTTCAACTTTTCTACGAAACTTCACGTTCTATAACGAATaagtagcggcagaattctgccgagctCACAGTCCctgaccggataaaaaatccgggtccgttccggttatgtAGGCCCGACTATCGTGGGAACGGAAAGAATGAGTTTGGCGCGCTTAGCTTAACTTATGCtcaacataatcggtctactgagcgtactattcgaaACACCATCAcgcatcttgagacccagcattcattattggataatatttgaccggatagaccacgtccagcactcagtgaaaaaatatagcagccgtagctagagtgtacacgaagatcaTGGAGAGCCGATtcagcgccgttcgcagcaactcggactaacgtCTTTGCGCATTTTAtttcgagatcttaaattgaaagtgtacaaaatacagcttgtgcaataACTGAAGCTGCTCTACTTTTCCAAGCCAcaacgcttcgctctatgggctcttgaaaaaatccaagaagatccgacgttgtCAAGCCAAGTCTAGTTCAACGATAAGGCccttttctggctcaatggctatgtaaacaaacacaatCGCCACATTTGGAACAAAaagcaacctaaagagattctAGGGGTgacatttcattcagaaaaaacaacggtttggtgatGTTTGTAGgccggtagaatcatcggtccaaATTTCTTCCAAATTGGCGCCGGTGAGAACGCAACCGTCAACGGCGACCGTTATGGCGCCATGATAATCAACTATTTGACGCCCGATttgaagctcgtaatctcgGCGACAGTTGGTTTCAGCAAAATGGCGGCAATTCCcacacatcgtatcaatcaatggatttattgggaGAACACTTCGATAAGCAGCTCTTTTTAATGTTTAGGGCTGGTCGATTGGCTATCaaaatcatgtgatatcacaccgttaaactttttcctgtggggacaATCAGTATTTGAGATCAGAAGAGCGTGCTGTATTATGAGCTTCTTAAATGATATGAAACCATTAATGAGGAAGACTACCGACAACCACTCATCAAATTGAAGCGAGTAGTTGCTGAAATCATGACAACGCGCAGTCTCATATTCCGATACCGATTACAAACTAAATGAAACATATTCCTTATAGTCCAGAACTTGTCCCTCCAGACTACTATTTGTTCCGTTCGATGCAAAACATTGGCATGGAAAATGGTTCGCACCAGaaccaaaatcaaaaattggttTGACTCATTCTTGGCGCAGGTCTTTTGGATTGGAGTTCACAAATTACCGGAAAGGTTGTGAAATGTTATAGCAATAATTCAGATGGACAATAAATTGAGTAGtacatgttttttatttattttttttttaatttttgagaaataataATAGTATGCTATATAATGGTAAATAGTTGATGCGAATTCTTCGGAAGTTCTCAGACTAAATCACCCTTCCGTGtaagttttatataaataattaatattaataacgaTAACCCAATTTGTTGTGAAATAAGTTCATACAACGAATACCTAGAAACATAtctaggtacatatgtatgtatgtactcgtatgcaCAATCGCACGCCAAAAGCTTGTTATCTCTTCGTTGTCAGTTGACGGTGAGTAAACAAAgcacttttaataaatatttataattttttttaaatatattttcatacgcTTGTGCtaagtataaaattaattacactttAATTAAGAATAAATACGCTCGTCATGCTAGCGTAGACGCTTTTCAAATATCGTAGAAATAAGTACGCTTTGAGATAGTCGCATCGGCGTATGCAAATTATgaacataaaaatgttaaaatgtttgtgtgaatgtgtgcgtgATCGCCAGTCGCGtaactatttacatatgtatttcagcTCATTTTTGCTTCTGTTGTTAATGACCGCCGGCAAATAAAagataaattcataaaaaagtaagcgaatAAAAGAAATTGTCGTCGCTGTCTGGCCTTTTGGCCAACCGAGCATGTCAGCGAGTGCGGCAAGTGGCGAGCCTCAAAAGAAGTTGCAAGCAAATacacacacgtatgtatgtatgtacatactgaCAACGTCTGCGGAATGCGTGCTTGGGCACCTATTTTTAAACTTCAAATAACAAAAtagtcagtcagtcagtgaGTTGAAAGCCGCAAAACACGCCGCGTCACGTCGCGTGCGTCAAAAAATTGACAATGAATCAGCGAAAATAAAGATACAAATACTCTTTCTTCTATTATTGAGTGTGTgtattagggtgagccaaaaaattcgaaaaaaatgttcccGTAATATTGAGAGAAAGGGGGCCCGTAGTGTCGAAAATATCGCTGATTGCAAACGCTCCATGGTacatcagaaaaatatttaacttacaCAAAGATCTTGAAATAAATATGGTGAAGAGAGCGAGATTTAGAAACTCGGTTCAAGATATCTCAATCGCCCATGCTACTACACGCCATTAACCTATTGGACAACAGTGAAAAAACTCGCCGACTGCAAAGACTTCATCCCTTAGACTTACCATTTCGATCTTAAGTCTAACTGAATTAATTAAGTTGTAAAGTATATGTAATACTAAATTAAGTGAATTGTGATATATAGTACAAATCTTATACTACAAATTCCTTTAATGTATTTAATGGACAAATTGCAATTATAGCATCAAAGTGAATCttagatataataaaatttggctTATTGTCACACGAGacagattgtaaataaaaatcaaaatattttaaaaaaaaaaaaaaaaaaaaaagtttgatgaATGCGTTGTCTCACAGAATGGGCCAATCAATTGGCCGCCACGGTCGTGCggtttgacgccgttagactatagCCTGTGGGGCTTCGTCAAGTCTATGGTTTATGCCAAAAAGCCAGCGACGATtcatgaacttcgtacgaatattgaacgtgaaattgcagcagtatcggccgatttatgcttgaaaaccgtcgaaaattgggttcagcggcTGAACACCAGCAAGCCTGCCCGTGGTGGTCATGCAAAATAAATCGAGTTCCAAACATAATAGCATCGAATGTTCTTTCACAAGATTAAAGAATTTCATCGGTATCGTAAATCGTTTTTGTAGCGCTTATCTTATTGAAAATACcgttatttagtttatttcacttttcaaaatttttaaatatccgaATATTggagttggaaaaaaatttctttaggaAATTTTATGCTCCACAAGAAGCCagaatgtaaaaatttatatcccgaaatggttaaaaaaatatgatatttttagTGGAAACAAACGCTGGTTTAAGGCCATTGGATATTTGTATCCGAAAGGGGTTCACAATAGATCTATCCACATTTcctatgaaaagaaatttgtgtACGCGTCATTTATATAGGAAACAACGAATGctcattgcattttttttggaGTAACATTTTATCCTCTGTATATAAGTTCATTTTAATCCATGAATTCGCTGGATTAGTTTTTGGCTCACCctagtgtgtatgtgtatgcctgTTTTAAATGTCTATATTTTTAagcattgttattgtttcttttttaatttttattattattacttttatgttTTTGGAGAGCAATATTTTCGTTTGGATATCGGTGGCCAATTGCTGAAAGGGAGCTCACTTGTTCGtctattatttgtttgtaagcatgggtgcgtgtgtgtatgtttgccaGTACTTATACAAACCATACGTGACATAAATTTATTTCGCTCAAAAACTTGTTGAGTGTAGTTTCTATTacaaaaacagtaacaacaaaaacaataataaacaattcaAAACAAGTTGTGTACAAATAATGTTTTGTATGTTAAATTAACGCTAGAGATACACTTCAATTAAAGGTGTGCACATACATGGCGATACTTGTACATGCACTATgtagataaatacatatgtattttttgtattcttaatgGACTGAAGACGCGACAATGCtgacaataacaaataatattgaGATGTGAATAAAAGCGGTCTTTGAATTGAAAGAgagcaaaatatacaaaataaaaaaaatttaaaataaaaataaaaaaagtaagaaaaaacgttaactgtGGTTGCAacgaagttataatacccttcataagcgcatattttttgcttagaggatataaaaatatctttatcttgattttgaccgGTCAATTTTTATGACGACTGTTTTCTATAGTAAGctgatctcaacaatttctccTGAGAGAAGGGACAGtgcttcgtgccaaatttcgtaaagacatctagtaaaataaaacagttttccaagGTTTTGATTTCGGTCGGTTAGTttatatgacaactatatgctatagtggtccgatgtcgGCTTTTCCGATAGATGATCAACTTCTTAGGAAGAAAAGgccgtgtgcaaaatttcagatcgatatatcaaaaactgaaggactagttaaCGTATATGACGGCTGATCCAAGttaaggtacttttttcaatggcCTTTTTTTGACGGatgtgagtcgtgtcaagctgtcatgttatttatgttcagtattgttttacatttcatcatggaaagctTTACTccagaacaacgtttacaaatcgttcaactttattccGAAAATCCACGTTCTCTAAAAGATGTGTTTTGTACGCTTCGATCAACTTATGATCAAccaaatcggcctactgagcatactattctcaacaccatcacctatctcgagacccagcattcatatTGGATATTATTAGATCGAATAAACCACGTCCAGCATGAAAGAAAATATGTCACCCTTAGTTGAGAATGtatacgaagaccgtggagagtcaatTCGGCGCCGGTTGCagaaactcggactgacgtttGGAACGGCTTGGCTCATTTTACGTtaagatcttaaattaaaagcgaacaaaatacagcttgtgcaagaactgaagctgctcgtCCTTCCCTAGCGAcgtcgcttcgctctatgagctctcgaaaagttctaagaagattcgactttttcgagccaaaattttgttcagcgaagaGGCCCATTTCTTGTTCAATGGGtgtgtaaataagtaaattgccgcatttaggacgaaaagcaacctgaagagattcaagagatgCTAGCTCATCACGAAAAAACAATAGTTTGGTGTAGGCCGTtggaatcatcagtccatatttcttcaaaaacgatACCAGTGAGTACGTAACCGTCAAATGCGACCGTTATTACGCCAGGATAACAGGCTTTTTAATGTCTGAAATTgatgaagctcgtgatcttggcaacatttggtttcaacaaaatggCAGCATTTCTCACATAtagcatcaatcaatagatttattgagagaacacttcggtgtgcagataatttcacgattTGGGTCGGTCGTTAGTCACCAAGTTTGTGTGGTATTACATTGTTAGTCTTTTTGCTGTGGGGATATGAAAGTCTAAGTCTATGCCGCATTCCCGCTTCTAtacaggccttggagcaaaacattacgcgtgtcattcgccagttaccagtctaAATGcccgaacgagtcatcgaaaattttactcaacggatggaccatctgaggcgTAGTCGcggctaacatttgaaagagatattctacaaaaaagaaatgccaaagaatgtttttttcgaattataataaacattcaccattaaatttgaagtttctgtgtttattctataaaaaatgtgggaacctcgaaatggatcgcTCTTtacatacagacggacagatagaTGTATATGACTAgatcgactcagcttgtcatgCTTATTGTTTAaatccgacgtttccttctaggTACCTGTATTACCAACATCGTTGCAAcaccttgttcagggtataagaaCTATTCAAAGCAAAATAcagacaataaaatataaaaaaatatatcaaagaaaaaaattaataaattcaacaCAGCTGGTGTGAACACACGCTTCAAGCGCACTACTTAGAACAACATGCAGAGCGGTGGTCACCAAACCGCACACCGCACCAACCGCTGCAATCATTTTGATCGTCAAAAAGATTCATCGATTGTTTGATATTCAAGGAGTGCCACAAATGCCTACAGAGTTTGTATATTCATAAAgctataaatatgcaaatatgcacGTACAAGCATatacatcatacatacatacatagtttagCGTTGAGTTGAAAATTCCAGCGTGGACATTATGAATCAGGTGGAGCAGAGCGGGGAGATATGAAAATGACATAAAATTATGCGCTGACACTCGTGCGATCGTCACATTATGGCGTATCCCCTTAGAATCGATGATATCGATCGCTGCAGAAGGAAGTAGAGGTAAAGACAGCcaacacacgcgcacacacatacatgtacatgcaTGTGTGCATAAGAATCTATGGCCATGGTTGCGTGGGTTGTCActccatttatttatttattattatttttttttgtatcaacATGCAGACATGCGTTCAACGCAAACGCTGGACTGATGAATGATTTGGCGTGGAAATTGAATGAAATGCAGAGGAGGTGCATGCCGGCGACTCCGTGAGTGTTGCCAACACCTTAAAAATCGGCGATAATAAAAATAGATTGATCGCTAATAGCCATAAACGCTTGACTATGCCTATGCGTCTGCGTAcaggcaaatatacatacacgtcCATATGCGGTTTGGTAAATGACAATAGCAAGACGCACCCACGAGAGTCGTTTACGACCTAATGGAGTATAAAATAATGGATCGGACATGCTAATTGCTGTAATAAAATCACGTAGAGACTATAAATAAAACTGTTTGCGTGCAGTTTTGTCTGTCTTGGCTAGCAGCAGTTGAAGTCCATGTAGATATGCGTATGATTATATGATAAGAGTTTATATAGCGCTTACTTCCTGATATTTAATTATAaggtgttttcaaaaatttttattgaagagGTAATCTACAATTTTTAGATTACTTTTTGATATGAAGTAATGATATGCATAGTATACATCGATAATTTTTGTGGCTGATCGTAATCGAACACCAGACCCCACTGCGAGTTCAAAGAAAGTCGATCATATAAGttatgcaaattattaaaacattgTAGAAGTAGAACTGCTAGTGGCGGCTGGAGTTCCTGTCTATATTTCAATAATCTTTGACTCAATGGAATACGCGATCCATATTTGAACGCACCTGCCACCAAATgctctttttcgtttttcaccCTAACGATTTTGATCAAACACGGTAAGGATAACGTTTTCACCAATTATGAATCAGGTGAAGCAGAGCGGGGAGATATGATATATCAGTTACTAAGATATTTCCATAGTTTGTAAGGTTTACgtcctctcgacgaacaaagaccaaactctacaggtCACACATCATCCCCGTCGAGCTATgcagtgcagaggcatggacgatggcaacatctgatgagtcgccgCTACgaatttttgagagaaaggttctgcgcaacatttatggttctttgcgcattgacaacggcgaataccgcagtcgaaggaatgataagctgtacgagatatatgacgacattgccgtaattcagcgaattaagagacagcggctaagcTGGATAGGTCGTGTCGTCTGAATGAATGAAAGCACTCTGGCTCTGagagtgttcgacgcagtatccgccgggggaagcagagaaagagaaagaccTTGACTTCGTTgcaaagaccaggtggagaaggacctggctacaatTAAATCgcaaaacagcgaaaaggaagaactacTCGGTTATAACaatgtaagcggtgtctacgccaataaaaaacaAGTTACTTGTACTCATGGTCGTTTTTATATTAAGTCGATCTATGAGAGATGCTGAGAACATCTGTTATCTCTATGATGCCAACACGacaattttcgagcatttttaattttatcgtcattaacagaggtggatGGACAACTCGCCTAAggcaaattttcgatgacttcccGTCCTTCATTGAATGCTTTGTGTCATTCAAAGTAGACTAACCAATACACTATCCACAATTCCATAGCCGTGATTCCATTGGGAACATAAAATTGACAAATGGAGACCAAACATCGCGCAAAAGAATAAGGTTTTTGTCAAACTAGTAAAACAATCATCGATTCGACGCACGCGGGCGGTTTAAATGAAacagtccggatcaaatttgatcagatggtattttCAAGTTATAAGAGTTCCATCAATATCATTACACTTTCCGTTCTCTttacaaaaattgataaaaatgcgAACAAATTAAAGTCCACTCCTGccgaacaaaaaattataatttttaaggcTATGTAAGTAGATCCGATTCGGAACACCCTGGGATGTTCGATGGAAAGATTATGGAAaagatttataaatttgtattggGTCTGATATGAAACGTTTTAAggtctttgaaaaaaatattctgtaaagaaaataaagaaaagttcaTAATGGCAACAACACAAAGTGAAGTCACATACTACTTGAGCTGTATGAAGAATAGAGAGACCTCTTCTACAGTAAAAATAAGGGGAAGAAAACTTAGAATATTTGGTGTTTCGCAAATTGATACCAAATTggtgcaaaagcaacaaaaaactgtaTATAGAACTTCTTATAACATCATGAGGCTAGCAATTCGCCAGAATACATTTTAGTAAGCACTCGTTCTGTAGTCGCCAATCGCTACGCTATTAAACAAGTTcgctaatttttcatttatgttttttattttgattctcCTTAACAGCTAGGTTTTCTCCGGCCAATCCGGCCGCCGGCACATTAACCTAATACCAGCATGataaactattttattaatCTCTTGGCGATGTGTGACAGCCTTTTGCTGCGCTCAACTGCACATGTTATCATATACTCAAGTATTTATGAAGAGCCTATcattaattttaagaatttatttacaCACTTAATTGCACCATCAAGGACGTACATTATCACGGTGCTAACGAGACCCTCTTCAACGCGGACACTAACGAGGCGGTTCTAGTAGTGGCTCGAAAGGAGCTTCACtaactatatataaaatatatatctctTTTTATACCCTACACAACATATacgtattaagtttgccatgaagctTGTACCACTCAGAAGGAAGCTTCGAAGACCCTATACAATGTACCTTTATAcctgtataaatgatcagcatagcgagctgagtcaatttagccatgtttGTCTGTCTGTACAGATCGATAGTAAAgattgaggttttgcactgcgacctaagATCCATTGTGCCCTCCCCTATATCACATAAGTATTGTCACCAAGGTCCAGTAACCAGAATAATTCGAGGAGCCTGCTGAGcgcgactgaggtgatgtgatgTCTTTCCACGTAGTTGGCAAATTGCTGGGCCATccagaatcaggtgttctgggTTTTCCTGTTCCATCTCGCAAAAACGGCAGTTTGTGGAAGAGACTATGCTCATGTTGaacaagtgcttcctgagcctgcagtgccCTGTATAGAGCGCGACAAGGAGTCGGAATTTGTCTCGAGGGAGATTGATTATTTCCTTAAACCTTGCGCGGTTTTACCCTCCTAGAAACAGCTTGGCATGGCGTATTCCTGCTACTAAGCAGTTCTCTCTCCACTCTCTACCCCATGAGGAACAGCTTTTTAAAAGTGTGGGACCCCACTACAATACATGACTCTGGTCTCATCATCCTGGACGCTACCGCAGATCGAGCCAGTTCTTCGGCTAGATCATCTGTCTTTTGtatatgtgaagggtattaaagcttcgCTGCAATCGTACTTAaccttttttcttgttatatatACAGATGCTGAGAATTTCCTGTTAAAATTACGGCAAGGTCTAACCTgttattaaatgcaaatataattatttgacgtGTTTAATGACGCAACACGAGTTCCACGTACCCATTAATTACCTAAGTACGGATATATATGTGCGAGAGCATACTTGGAAGCTGCTTAAGCCTATATCTATGCGCTATATAACTTGATTTAAATGTTTTTCGCCGTAAAATTCCGCATTTTCTTGCAAAAGTGCGAAA
This region includes:
- the LOC105222405 gene encoding monocarboxylate transporter 9, whose amino-acid sequence is MAIEKATLAEKNNITVYNATTAPKKPKRRDKSDLGPNFVAPDGGWGWVVCIAAGLSNFSLFPPMQQFGLIYRQRMTDLGFTAKETTTIINGVMSLSSIVGIVNGAMFRRFTFRQVAIAGNLLAFTGILLTAWATTFWQYIFCLSMLYGCGLGLSMVATSLAVNTYFKNRRRRATGFTWTITGLGPIIFPHISTMLLVLYEAQGTILIFSAIALNSFVCALTFQPVLWHTKKPKATVEENANDANKPLTPESEEDEYKCKYCLYKRQPKRSIFSSQYLFNEDDLETPGYEITEPGTPMMAAANDGWYGSKLSLAAEMSPTRLRKKVMRQASIKAHANDPDHHDESQLNKPNYFNRMHEEYERYTSKTSVYSKSEEFHCTCAEEKALMQKISDEELKREQERLIAEEEAKELAKSKMNFLQKVVIFFDLDLLRDFTFVNLVMGMTIMMFAEMNFSVLTPFILNEYGFDNKQISLAMSVLGGMDICVRFLAPFAVEKVKLDNRVLFAFGIIAIAIGRMFVALSSSYYVILVFFVLIGFGKAFRTIFSPLIIPSYVPLKRLPAASGLQLVFNTLFSLAAGPILGVITDATSYTTTIHVLNLLTVLALLLWVLESVVRRMLGKKVKTAMEG